ACTTAGCCCAAGTGTTGATGGTCTTGGGCGAGCACGAACAGGCGCGTACCATTGCGATCCGCGCCACCGAATTTGCCCCGGATGATCCTCGCGCCTGGTCTGATCTGGGACGAGTGCATGTCTTGTCGAGAAATCTTCGCGACGCGATCGTCTGCTTCGAGAAAGCCGTCGAAGTCGATCCACACTATGCCGACGGCTGGCATAACTTGGGCCTGGCGCTCCGGCAGACGGGCCAAACAGAGCGGGCCTTCGACGCCCTGAAGCAGGCGTTGATCATCGATCCGACGCGAGCCGAATCCTATCTCAGCCTTGGGAACCTCCTGGTGGATGCGGAACAGTTGGAGGAGGCCATCGGCTGTTTCGAACGGGCCGTGCGGCATGATCCCGCTCTGGCCAAGGCCCATACGCGGCTCGCGCAGGAACTGTCCCAACGCGGCGAGGTCGACCGGGCCGAATCGCTGTTTCTACGCGCCCTCTCGCTCGATGCCGGCCATGTCGAGAGCTGGTTCGGGCTGGGCCGCACCCTCGAAGACCTCGGCCTGGCAGAGGCGGCGCTGAGCTGCTATCGGACCCTCCTGCAGCGGCAACCGGGCCATGCCCTGGCGCTGGGACATTATCTGGCGCTGGCGAAAGGGGAGGAAGGCCACGAGTGGCTCGCCCAACTGGAACCGGCGCTCGATCGCACGGAGGGGTCGGCTGAGGCCAAAGCCCTCATGGGCTATGGCCTCACGAAATGGTATGACCGCCGCAGCCGGTTCCGCGACGCCGCCTCGGCCGGCACTAAGGCCAATGCGGCAAGGAGGCAAGCGACAGGACCGTTCAACCGCGCCGGCATGACCGGCCGGATCGATGCCATTCTGGCGGCATACACCGTGGAGTTCTTCGCCGAACGCCGGCATCTCGGAATCGGGACCGACCAGCCGGTGTTCATCGTGGGCTTGCCGCGCTCCGGCACGACCTTGACCGAACAAATTCTCTCGGCCCATCCGCTCCTGCATGGCGCGGGAGAACTGCCCGATCTGGCCCGCTTGGCGAAGCAGTCGCTGGAAGGAGAGGATGTAGCGCCCTGGGAAGCGGCCCAGTACCTCGACGAGGAGATGACCAGTCGCCGGCTCGCCCATGAGTATTTGAGCGCAATGCGGCGCAGCGCCCCGCCGGACTGCCGGCGCATCAGTGATAAGCAGCCGCTGAACTTCTTTCATCTCGCCTTTGCCGCGCTCCTCTTTCCCAATGCCCGCGTGATTCACTGCCGCCGCGATGCGCGCGACAATGCGCTCTCGATCTGGATGGAGAATTTCAACCCCGATCAGACGTATGCCACGGACTTCGGCGACCTGGCGCATTTCACGGCCGAATATCGCCGATTGATGGCGCATTGGCGCGCTGTGCTGCCGCTTCAGATCCTGGAGGTCCAGTACGAAGACACGGTCGCGGACCTGGAGGGCCAGGCTCGCCGGCTCATCGACTTTCTCGGCGCGCCCTGGGACGAGCGGTGCCTCAACTTTCACCAACAGGATCGCGCGGTGCAGACGCCCAGCCGCTGGCAGGTTCGCCAGCCGATCTACTCGAAGTCCGTCGGCCGATGGCGGCGGTATCGAGAGTTCCTGCCGGAGCTGGAGTCGGCGTTTGCAGCCATGGAGGACGACTGATGGACGGCCCGCTGACGTTGGGAGAAGTGACTGTCTTTGGGGATACGTCGCTTCAAGAGGTGGATCAAGTCCCCGCTGACCCGGGCTTCACGATCTGGCTCACGGGCCTGCCTGGCTCCGGAAAGACCACGCTCGCCCACTTGCTCGAGGCCGATCTGATAAGGCTCGGCCTACCGGTGGTGGTGCTCGACGGCGATGAGGTCCGCCGAAAGCTGGCAAAGGACCTCGGATTCTCTCGGGAGGATCGCAACGAGAACGTGCGCCGCATCGCATTCGTGGCCGGCTGCGTGACCCGTGCGGGGGGCGTCGCGATCGTGGCCGCCATCTCCCCCTATGCCGGGGCGCGCGCCGAGGCCCGAAAGGAGATCGGCCGGTTCGTGGAGGTCTATGTCCGCTGCCCCCTCGCCGTCTGCATGCAGCGCGATCCGAAAGGCCTCTATGCCAGAGCCCGGCGCGGGGAAGTGGCCCATGTCACCGGCCTGTCCGATCCCTATGAAGAGCCGACAGACTCGGAAGTGATTGTCTCCACCGATCGGGAAGCGCCTCGCAACAGCCTCAAGGCAATCCTACGATACCTGGCCGACAGACAGCTCGTTCGGCTATTCGTCCCGACCCCTGATTAGCAGGTTTCTCCTCGCTCGATGCGCGGTGAATCCTCACCCAACCCGGATGACCATCACGACGATGGCCGGCGGCGGCCGGCCGGACCGTTCCGACTCGGACGGCAGAGGCCGGAAGAAATCAACTGGACATTCGATCGTTGGCGCGTGTAAATTTACATTTTGAGACAAGTTCTCAATATCATCAGGTAGCCAATTCCTGAGGCCAGAGCCCATCAGGGCGGAGCCCGCCGCATCTCACGATGCGCGCGGGCTTTTTTATGGGGCCGGGTCGCCGCGCATGAACCTGACGTACCGCGACATCGAGCAACTGTTCTGCCGGCATCGGCGCGAGCTGGCTCGCAGTCTCTACAAGATCGTGCGGTGCGAGGAAACGGCGGCGGATCTTTGCCAAGAGACGTACCTGCGGCTGATCAATTTGGCGAAACACACCGCCGTGGCCTATCCGCGCGCGCTCTTGCATCGGACCGCCAGGAATCTGGCGATCGACCATTTGCGCAAGCGGCAACTGCATGCCTCTTACGAAGCGGTGGACGCGGTCACGGACGAAGTTCCCAGTCCGATGCCCTCGGCGGATGATGCGATCGATGCCCGCCAGCGATATCTGCTGCTGCGCCGGGCCGTCGCCACCCTGGCGCCCAAGTGCCGGACCGTGTTCTTGCTCCACAAGGCCGAGCACCTCTCGTATGCGCAGATCGCCGCCCGTTTGAACATCTCCACCAGCGCCGTCGAAAAACATATGAGCAAAGCGCTGGCGCTATGCCGTGATGCCCTGGAACGAGAAGGGCGATGAGCCGGTCCAGGCTGTGGTAACCCTGGATTCGTTCGTCACACAGGGTAGGCGGAGCGATGAGCCCGGGAACGCCATGAGTCCTGACGAGCGCAGACTGTCCGATGAGGCTGTCCGTTGGCGGGTGCGCCTGCAAGCCGAAGATCTCACCGACGAAGAACGGCGGTCATTCGAAGAGTGGACGCGCCGCAGCGACCGCCACCGCGCCGCCTACGCGCGAATCGATTCGCTCTGGCGCGATCTGGATGCGCCCAGCCGCCACGTGTGGGAGGAGGTTCGGCGGGGAGTCGAACCGGCCGATGCGGCTGTCCCACCTGTCTCTTTGAGATGGAAACGGCCCGCGCTCATCGCCGCGTCGGTCCTGCTGGCGGTGCTCGCCGGGCTGTGGGTCATGGATTTTGGAGAGCCGTGGACGCCGGGCCTCGTCAGGACCGCTCGGGGAGAATATGCCAGCCGTATCTTGCCGGACGGTTCGACGGTCCATCTCAACACCGACAGCGTTGTCTCGGTCGAGTTCACCGATCAGAAGCGGCGTCTGGTACTCAAACGGGGTGAAGCGTGGTTTTCCGTCGCGTCGGAGCCGGCCAGGCCCTTCGCTGTTGAAGCCGGCGGAGGCACGGTGCGCGCAATCGGGACCGAGTTCAATGTCCGCCAGGATCACGACGGCACCACCGTGACCGTCATCGAGGGGACG
The DNA window shown above is from Nitrospira tepida and carries:
- a CDS encoding tetratricopeptide repeat-containing sulfotransferase family protein, encoding MQLALNDNHPRVAKRICEDHLRAAPDDPDAHRYLAQVLMVLGEHEQARTIAIRATEFAPDDPRAWSDLGRVHVLSRNLRDAIVCFEKAVEVDPHYADGWHNLGLALRQTGQTERAFDALKQALIIDPTRAESYLSLGNLLVDAEQLEEAIGCFERAVRHDPALAKAHTRLAQELSQRGEVDRAESLFLRALSLDAGHVESWFGLGRTLEDLGLAEAALSCYRTLLQRQPGHALALGHYLALAKGEEGHEWLAQLEPALDRTEGSAEAKALMGYGLTKWYDRRSRFRDAASAGTKANAARRQATGPFNRAGMTGRIDAILAAYTVEFFAERRHLGIGTDQPVFIVGLPRSGTTLTEQILSAHPLLHGAGELPDLARLAKQSLEGEDVAPWEAAQYLDEEMTSRRLAHEYLSAMRRSAPPDCRRISDKQPLNFFHLAFAALLFPNARVIHCRRDARDNALSIWMENFNPDQTYATDFGDLAHFTAEYRRLMAHWRAVLPLQILEVQYEDTVADLEGQARRLIDFLGAPWDERCLNFHQQDRAVQTPSRWQVRQPIYSKSVGRWRRYREFLPELESAFAAMEDD
- the cysC gene encoding adenylyl-sulfate kinase, with protein sequence MDGPLTLGEVTVFGDTSLQEVDQVPADPGFTIWLTGLPGSGKTTLAHLLEADLIRLGLPVVVLDGDEVRRKLAKDLGFSREDRNENVRRIAFVAGCVTRAGGVAIVAAISPYAGARAEARKEIGRFVEVYVRCPLAVCMQRDPKGLYARARRGEVAHVTGLSDPYEEPTDSEVIVSTDREAPRNSLKAILRYLADRQLVRLFVPTPD
- a CDS encoding RNA polymerase sigma factor, encoding MNLTYRDIEQLFCRHRRELARSLYKIVRCEETAADLCQETYLRLINLAKHTAVAYPRALLHRTARNLAIDHLRKRQLHASYEAVDAVTDEVPSPMPSADDAIDARQRYLLLRRAVATLAPKCRTVFLLHKAEHLSYAQIAARLNISTSAVEKHMSKALALCRDALEREGR
- a CDS encoding FecR family protein; the protein is MSPDERRLSDEAVRWRVRLQAEDLTDEERRSFEEWTRRSDRHRAAYARIDSLWRDLDAPSRHVWEEVRRGVEPADAAVPPVSLRWKRPALIAASVLLAVLAGLWVMDFGEPWTPGLVRTARGEYASRILPDGSTVHLNTDSVVSVEFTDQKRRLVLKRGEAWFSVASEPARPFAVEAGGGTVRAIGTEFNVRQDHDGTTVTVIEGTVEVSPSAPPASSPPSVRASVGAGEQVRYSRSGGMDKVVPADLVQVTGWRRGQLVFDLKPLGDVVEEVDRYWPGRILVLSPDLRRHRVSGVFKTGDPDAVVHALETTFQMKSLKVAGLLIILYQ